The following are encoded in a window of Limibacter armeniacum genomic DNA:
- a CDS encoding alpha-amylase, whose amino-acid sequence MTISSNLLKALTAAVMGLSLIGCQTETEETFVPDKADKQAVVQVTTHDGAPFITNSNANARYAAGPGGGVMMQAFYWDVPAGGTWWNTVKGKVTDWGNAGIGALWLPPASKAQNGPFSMGYDPTDYFDFGDYNQNGTTETRFGSKTELTSLISKAHTENMEVYADIVLNHNSGGQLENNQYTGTQTWTLFNVASGKFNRTQHDFHPNWVQNNDEGVFGGFPDLSHSVPYVQDWLWNRSDGVAKYYKNTMGFDGWRFDYVKGFGPWVVKEWNNSVGGFSVGELWDSNVDYLNWWANEANSSVFDFACYYKMDEAFDGNNLNRLADDMMWKRNPYKTVTFVSNHDTDQIWSKMLSYAYILTHEGYPCIFYRDYEEWLDKSKLNNLIWIHNNRATGNTSILHVDNDEYIARRNGYNGNPGLVVYINNSDQWQERWIQTNWSSTQIKDYTGSSGWYPTTQGDQWVKIQAPPRGYTVWSPVN is encoded by the coding sequence ATGACAATATCCTCAAACTTGCTGAAAGCACTGACAGCCGCTGTCATGGGACTTTCGCTTATTGGTTGCCAAACCGAGACAGAAGAAACTTTTGTGCCAGACAAAGCTGACAAACAGGCAGTCGTACAAGTAACTACACACGATGGAGCTCCATTTATCACCAACAGTAACGCCAATGCAAGATATGCAGCCGGACCAGGCGGTGGTGTCATGATGCAGGCATTCTATTGGGATGTGCCAGCAGGAGGTACATGGTGGAATACAGTGAAAGGGAAAGTAACTGATTGGGGCAATGCAGGAATTGGTGCCCTATGGCTGCCACCTGCGTCTAAGGCTCAAAATGGTCCTTTCTCAATGGGTTATGATCCAACGGATTATTTTGACTTTGGTGACTATAACCAGAATGGTACAACAGAAACCCGTTTTGGTTCCAAAACAGAATTGACTTCCCTGATCAGTAAAGCACATACTGAAAATATGGAAGTATATGCGGATATCGTATTGAACCATAACAGTGGTGGGCAGCTGGAAAATAACCAGTATACAGGAACCCAAACATGGACCCTGTTTAATGTAGCCTCTGGGAAGTTCAATAGAACACAGCATGATTTCCACCCTAACTGGGTACAAAACAATGACGAAGGTGTATTTGGAGGGTTTCCTGACCTTTCTCACAGTGTACCATATGTACAGGACTGGCTATGGAACCGAAGTGATGGTGTGGCAAAGTATTATAAAAATACGATGGGCTTTGATGGCTGGCGCTTCGACTATGTCAAAGGATTTGGTCCTTGGGTTGTAAAGGAGTGGAACAATAGTGTAGGAGGTTTCTCGGTAGGAGAACTATGGGATAGCAATGTGGACTACCTGAACTGGTGGGCAAATGAAGCCAATAGTAGTGTTTTTGACTTTGCTTGTTACTATAAAATGGATGAGGCATTTGATGGAAATAACCTGAACCGTTTGGCTGATGATATGATGTGGAAGCGCAACCCATACAAGACAGTGACGTTTGTGTCTAACCATGATACGGACCAAATCTGGAGCAAGATGCTTTCGTATGCCTACATTCTGACACATGAAGGCTATCCGTGTATATTCTACCGTGATTATGAGGAGTGGTTGGATAAGAGTAAGCTTAACAACCTGATTTGGATTCATAATAACAGGGCAACAGGAAATACTTCTATCCTGCATGTGGACAACGATGAGTACATCGCAAGACGTAACGGGTATAATGGAAATCCTGGTTTGGTAGTGTATATCAACAATTCTGACCAATGGCAGGAGCGTTGGATTCAAACCAACTGGAGTAGCACACAGATCAAGGATTATACAGGAAGTTCGGGTTGGTATCCTACTACACAAGGTGATCAGTGGGTGAAAATTCAGGCACCACCGAGAGGTTATACCGTGTGGTCTCCTGTAAACTAA
- a CDS encoding helix-turn-helix domain-containing protein has translation MIANILRSIAVLLFTCWSFYVSGQTTIQVIRLPQHTPITDTVFISGSFNDWLANDPNYALKPNKEGILEVTMPDSLKAFEFKFTRGNWEYVEGTWDGKPLANRTCILPSSVTDTVIVASVQSWEDLAAQVTFKLKHLPAYTPEPAKVFISGSFNDWNPADSLYQMRLDENGTYSVTLPADADTFYYKFTRGSWETVEGQVFGISRANRYYAKSSKMPETIAIQIASWEDFNGYGISPLLLLLLFVGVHALVMVLFVMLDGSERYEKGMVSLLAWYGGTLLLKAIFMNKHVFHLFPWGNLLAEYSLILQGGLILSFVGYSFPLVSNRKYRQGLTFVGMLIPVLFIFYYNAEAIKAEYVNQRVGWLILGGRCVAVTFTWMVIGKVPKTQGMQKVLKGTGVLLGCCTVILLLELVFRGLGMFWVEWFDDLYWVLISLYTLYIAFVLYTTRNGTTGQGENLSLQHKVNSVLEEEVVETMELEYEAITAQVMTLMEANNLYDNPSFCLADLAEALDMSTHKMSKVINQGFSKSFPDFVNEFRVKAFIQKVDAGEAEHKTLLALALEVGFKSKSTFNRSFKKVTGQTPSAYFSTVEDFS, from the coding sequence ATGATAGCTAATATATTGAGATCAATAGCTGTTCTGTTGTTTACATGCTGGTCATTTTATGTATCAGGTCAAACAACGATTCAAGTAATCAGATTGCCGCAACATACCCCAATTACAGATACTGTTTTTATCTCTGGAAGTTTTAATGATTGGTTAGCTAATGATCCGAATTATGCATTAAAACCAAATAAGGAAGGCATTTTAGAGGTGACGATGCCTGATAGCTTGAAAGCTTTTGAATTCAAGTTTACACGAGGGAATTGGGAGTATGTAGAAGGGACTTGGGATGGAAAGCCTTTGGCTAATAGGACCTGTATTCTACCCTCCTCAGTAACGGATACAGTAATTGTAGCATCAGTTCAGAGCTGGGAGGATTTGGCTGCGCAGGTAACTTTCAAGCTTAAGCATTTGCCTGCTTATACGCCTGAGCCTGCCAAGGTTTTTATATCAGGATCATTCAATGATTGGAATCCTGCTGATAGCCTGTATCAGATGCGCTTGGATGAGAATGGAACCTATAGCGTTACATTGCCTGCTGATGCAGATACTTTTTATTACAAGTTCACAAGAGGGAGTTGGGAGACGGTTGAAGGACAGGTCTTTGGGATCAGTCGTGCGAACCGTTACTATGCCAAAAGTTCAAAAATGCCTGAGACTATAGCAATTCAAATTGCTTCTTGGGAGGATTTCAATGGGTATGGTATCTCTCCTTTATTGCTTCTCCTGCTTTTTGTAGGAGTACATGCATTGGTTATGGTACTGTTTGTCATGCTAGATGGAAGCGAACGCTATGAGAAAGGCATGGTGAGTTTGCTGGCTTGGTATGGAGGTACTTTGTTGCTGAAAGCGATCTTTATGAACAAGCATGTGTTTCACCTGTTTCCGTGGGGTAACCTATTGGCTGAATATAGCCTGATTCTTCAAGGAGGTTTAATACTTTCCTTTGTCGGGTATTCTTTTCCGTTAGTATCCAACCGAAAATATAGGCAGGGCTTGACATTCGTCGGAATGCTAATTCCTGTGCTTTTCATTTTTTATTACAATGCTGAAGCTATAAAAGCTGAATATGTAAACCAGCGGGTTGGTTGGCTGATATTGGGGGGCAGGTGTGTAGCCGTAACTTTTACATGGATGGTTATTGGAAAGGTGCCTAAAACCCAAGGTATGCAAAAGGTACTGAAAGGTACTGGAGTACTGCTTGGGTGCTGTACAGTCATTTTGTTGTTAGAGCTTGTATTTCGAGGGTTGGGAATGTTTTGGGTAGAGTGGTTTGATGACTTGTATTGGGTTTTGATTTCTCTCTATACACTGTATATAGCTTTTGTACTTTATACGACTAGAAATGGAACAACTGGGCAGGGTGAGAACCTGTCTTTACAGCATAAGGTTAATTCCGTTTTAGAAGAGGAAGTAGTTGAAACTATGGAACTGGAATATGAAGCCATTACTGCACAAGTGATGACTTTGATGGAGGCAAATAACTTGTATGACAATCCATCTTTTTGCTTGGCAGATCTGGCGGAGGCATTGGACATGTCAACCCATAAAATGTCCAAGGTAATTAATCAGGGTTTTAGTAAGAGCTTCCCAGATTTTGTGAATGAATTTAGAGTGAAAGCCTTTATCCAAAAAGTAGATGCAGGAGAAGCGGAGCATAAGACATTATTGGCTTTGGCATTGGAAGTAGGTTTTAAGTCAAAGAGTACGTTCAACAGGTCATTTAAAAAAGTGACAGGACAAACACCATCTGCCTATTTTTCTACTGTAGAAGATTTCTCTTAG
- the thiM gene encoding hydroxyethylthiazole kinase — MLQQLWETVKAVKEQAPLVHNITNYVVMNNSANALLALGASPVMAHALEEVEDMAGIAGSLVINIGTLEPQWVEAMKKAMITAKRKGTPIVIDPVGLGATPYRNEAFASLIDTVKPTVIRGNGSEIMAALSTASATKGVDSTISAQAATDAATELAGITNGTVCISGEEDWIITSTTKAKVLNNIPLYTKVTGMGCTATALTGACLAVTSDPFMATLAAMATMGVVGEVAMQKAQGPGTLQLYFLDALYNLNEDTFMDKAKIEVIHE, encoded by the coding sequence ATGCTACAACAACTCTGGGAAACTGTAAAGGCTGTAAAGGAACAAGCTCCTCTCGTACATAATATCACCAACTATGTAGTCATGAATAACTCTGCCAATGCACTGCTAGCACTTGGAGCATCCCCTGTTATGGCTCATGCACTGGAAGAAGTTGAAGATATGGCTGGCATTGCAGGAAGTCTTGTCATCAATATCGGCACATTAGAGCCTCAATGGGTAGAAGCCATGAAAAAGGCAATGATTACAGCCAAAAGGAAAGGGACTCCTATCGTCATTGACCCAGTTGGACTAGGCGCTACCCCTTACCGCAACGAAGCATTTGCCTCACTTATAGATACTGTTAAGCCTACTGTCATCCGTGGAAATGGGAGTGAGATCATGGCTGCCCTAAGTACTGCCTCAGCTACCAAGGGAGTTGACAGTACCATATCGGCACAAGCTGCTACTGATGCTGCAACGGAACTGGCAGGTATAACCAATGGGACTGTTTGTATCTCAGGGGAAGAGGATTGGATCATCACTTCCACTACTAAGGCAAAAGTGCTAAACAACATTCCGCTTTATACCAAAGTTACAGGAATGGGCTGTACCGCTACAGCACTAACTGGAGCTTGTTTGGCGGTTACTTCAGACCCATTCATGGCTACATTAGCAGCAATGGCGACAATGGGAGTAGTTGGTGAGGTTGCCATGCAAAAGGCACAAGGTCCGGGTACACTACAACTGTACTTTTTAGATGCGCTTTATAATCTCAATGAAGATACCTTTATGGATAAAGCTAAAATTGAAGTCATTCATGAATAA